CTTATATTTTTCTCTTATCTTGCCCTTCCAGCTTAGTATTatattttatccatttttatcttataattttatcttgtatcttattttttatattacTGGTGCATCATATTACAAAATAAAAGCAAATGAAATAATCTATTCAAACAAAATACTAATacagtataatataatatcataAAATATGATACACCGtacgttgtttttctttttgtttttcttttccgaCACTAAGCTTCCGCGCTAAACAAGCTGTAAAGCtgtagggtttagggtttagtcTTAAGCTTCCGCTCTAGTTTCTCTTTGAATTGCTGCAACAATGGAAGACGAAGAAAATAAGGGAGCAGGAACAACAATGCCTCTGTCTCTGTTCGAAAATAAACTCTCTCAGGAGGCTAAACTCAAACACCTTCTTCGCAACTTAACCTCTACAGACTTACAGCTATGTTCCGATGCTTCAAAGGAGTTCCTCAAGCTTCTCAAATCCGATTCTGGACCCGAATTTCTCAACCTGTACATTCAGAATTCATCTAAGTGTATCGAACTCGAACAAGCTTGGGAGCTCCGAAAAGGCAAAACTGGACTTTACTATGTTTTCAATTTAATTTCTGGAATTCTCAATCATTCTTACGGGAAAAACAGAGCTGAAAAAGACCCGAAAGTTGCTTTAGTTGTCAATGCGTTGGATAAGTTTGCGAAATCGATAGTGGAAAAGAGAATGAATGATTTGTATAAGGAATTGAACAGTAAAGAGGCAAAGCGCCAACGCGCTGCCCTTTTTCTGTTGGCTTCTATAGTTAGGCGTAGTTCATGGATGGCGTGGGAAGTGGCCAAGTGTTTTGACTTTAAAATCCCTGTATTTGGGAAACTAGCTGAGTGGAAAGTTAAGAAAATTGAAGCGGAAAAGAAGAAGCACCATTCGACGAGGAAGGCTTTTGTTGGTTTTGCTATATCTTTTTTGGAGGTAGGGAATGCCAGGTTGTTGAGAGGTGTGTTGCAGCAGAAGGATATGTATTCTGGTGTGCTTCGCGGGTTGGGTAATGATGATGAGGATACTGTGGTTTATGTTTTGTCCACTTTGTGCGATAGGGTTCTTGTTCCTGATTCACTGGTGCCCACCGGGCTTAGAAGTGTGCTTTTCGGGAGTGTAACTTTGGAGCAGCTCGCCAGCATTTCGGGACGAGAGGGTGGCGGATTGGCTGCAGAGTTAGCTCATGAACTGTTATATATGGTGTGTACTGATCCTTCTAATGGATTGATGCCAGATTTGAAGAGGGTACCTAGTCCATTGAGAGGAAACCCGAAAAGGCTATTGGGCCTTATGAAGAAGTTAAAAGCTGCAGAAGTTGAGAACCACAGAAACCTGCTTTTGGCAATTGttaaggggaagtcgtcttttggtTCAGCTTATTTGGATGAGTTCCCTTACAATCTTGAAGACCCTTCGTCTCGTAACTGGTTAGAAAATATTGCTTATTAGAGTTTATTTTTGAATATCAGTATTGTTGTCTCTCCATTGTGACTCAATTACTTGCAGGTTTGCTTCAGTTTCTTTGGCAGCAAATGTGCTCTCCTCTGTTGGTGACGGACTTGTCTTTGGATTTATTGGATCTCAAACCCAGGAGCCACCAACTCTTAACAGCCCAGAGGTGCAAAATATCATGAAGTGCATTGGACCACGATCCTTCTCTCGGCTGGTGATTAATAAAGGGTTACTTCATTCTGATCCTCTAGCAAAACATGGAACTTTGAAGCTCGTGTTGGAGGTTCTGAAATTGTTGGAGTTACTAATTGGTGCATTAAACAGTGTATCGTCTTCCCAAGGTCAGATGATCCACAAATGGGAATCCCTCAAGCAAGATATCTGGAATGCAGTTCGGATTCTTCTCCCCGATCCTCAAGTTCTGTTCTCATTACTCTCTTCACTGAATGAATTTTACAGAGGTCTTGAGCAATGCTCAAAAAGACCCGCAGATTCTGAAATAGGAGATAAGATGAACAGTAGGAAGAAGCTGAAAATTGATGTTGCAAATGAAGATACAGACATTCTTGTTGGTGGGGTTAGTTACTCCCCTGATGCTGCTCTGCCCCTTGACGGTGAAGGAATCATAAATGAAGATGACATGGATAATTCTAAAGATGAAGCTTATTTTTTGAAGCTTATAACAGAACTCTGGGGTTTGCATTCTTCTGCTTTGCCAGACTCTACTGTAAAAGAGGCAGAAGTGCTATTCTATTCCAAGTTGCTTAATGCTTTAACGGTATATTATGTGAGTTTCAAACGCTTGAATCCTAGTTGTGCTGGATTTTTGTGAAACAAAGTGTTTGTGAAATTATAGAGGAAGCATTTGTTTGCATTTAGGGAAGTTAAAAACGTTTGCATGTAATAATTGATAAATATATTGCATCTAAAAACATGTTATCTGCAGTATCCCGTCGGTTTGACTCTGTATTAACTATTGCTGCATTTGTGTTAAGTTAGTGCCCACGTAAGCCACTCCAGTTGTTCCTCTATGTATTGATACTCATTTAAAATATTCCATTTTCTTGGTGGATCAATCAGTGACTTGTAGCATGTTGTTTGAATTTAACATTGTCAGTCTTATAAACTTTTAGCTTTACCTTATGTTCGTAGGTAGAACTTCAGATGCCCATGTTTTCGAGCGTATATTTGGATGAAACTTTTTCCtggatttttcttttattcttcttgtATGTGCTCTGAAACTGGAAATCCTCTGCTATTTAATATGATATATATCTAGTATTCTGATTTACGAATGTAAATCTGTTCACGCGAACTTAATAGTTCCTAATTCGAATAGGGAAAAATAAATGGAGAAATCCTGATATGTATTGCTTACATTTTGgatgttatttttctttcttgcaGAAAACAATGCCTACTATGTTGGAAGgattatttgattttttcaaaattctgCCGAACAACCCGCTAGCATTACCAACTATGTTGCAACAAGCTCTGTTATCTCTGCTCCAAGAACATGTTGGTTGGTCCTCTAAATGCGAAATTGCCTCAAGAGTTCACCCACAAATGTACAAGCATTTGCTTCCATTTCTGGAGTTGTCAATGTATTCACAAAACAGAGACATTAAAGATCAAGCATACAGTCTAGCGAAGGCATCGATGTATAGTACTGGTGCATTTGACCAGAACCCAAAGGAAATTTGTTCATGGTTCTTCTTTATTCCTGGGTATAGAAAAGACTACATGCTTGGAGGAGCAGTAGGGTGTGATATCTACAAAAAATTGTCCTCACCTGTTCTTCTTTTCCTACGTGATGCTGTAATTGAATCTGGCAATAAGTTATTCTATTATTTGAATCTCTTAAGGTCTTCTTTGAGTAGCATACCAGGCGCTAAAGGTACTTGAAATTTCATACAATGTTCTtggtcttctttttcttttcctcaaaaAAGATGGATTTTAActtttaccttttcttttttgtaGTGATATATTTTCCATGTGACTTGACAAATATTGGATATGtcgtattatttttgtttcttttgttctaTGATTTTTtgtggggggtggggtgggggctGTGACCATTATTCTACTTGTTCACTGGATAAAGCACTCATCACTTTACTCATTCTTGATCTACTATTTCAGTTTCTATTGGATTCATAGTGCATCATGATCGTGCTTCAATTGGAACTTTAACTTTTCCGCCGACATTTAATTGGTCTATCTTATTTCTTATAAATGAAATAGTTAACCGAATGGCTTGCAAAATCTTTTTAAACCTGCCAAAGTTCCGCAAACTCGAAAGGAAGAACTTAACAGTATGCTGAAAAGACTACTTGCGGTATTCTGACAGTTATGTGACACTTCTTGCAGATACATCTCCTGATTTCAGCGCTTTCACTATTTGCATCTTGGATAAGTGCCTAACATTGATAACTGCTGAATCTGGTGCTTTTTCTGTATCTGAGAAGTCAATGGTTTCATTATACATGTGCAATACCCTAAAGTATCTCCTGGAGACTCAGGTAATATCTGTCCTTacatttatgtaattttttttttcaatttgaaTTGATCGTACTTTAGGTGCTTTCCCCTCTTGACAGTGTCTATCTTTCCTGAACTTTGTTAGGTGGATCCATTACTTTTATCTTCAATAATTGATTTGAAGCTCTCTGAGAGACTTGAAGCTGCTTATGACTTGGATGATTCTCAATGTCTCTGTGAGTGGAGGCCATTCAACAGTTTACTACATTTGGCTCGGAGAATTTTGCAGAAAACTTACAGAATATCTTCCAACTGCAACGAAGTTGTGTATACTGACAGTTCTTTTACCCGTACAGTTGGTGAAGTCCAAAGATTGCTGAAGAGTGAGTTTGATGGTAGTCTGCTTGGAGTAACCATTGGGTTTTGCTTTTCATTGGCATGCACAAGACCAGCTGAGATAATACAGAATTTCCCTTTAATCATGTCTGTCTCAAATAAATTGCTTGGGGTCCCTCTCTCATTGTTGATGCAACTATTTTTCTCAGAACCTAGTCTTCTTAATGATGCTTCTAAGAGATGGCGAGAAATCTTCTTCACGGGTCTGGATAGGGCCGTAACTGGATTAAGTGGTGGGAGAACAATGGACTGCAGTGTCATCAGTTCAATGGATAACAAGTCTAATGCATTTTCTGTATTTTTGGACCGTGCACCTTTTTATATTCTCTTCCCAGCAATTCTGGATATTGATGGATTGGATTTGTCTAATCAATCAGGATTGCAAAACTTGTTTATGGCAAAGCTTTCTGAGGAGACATCTGATCATCTTCTTTCCATTTTCCGCTATTTACTCTTTTGGTTGAATCAAGCTCAATTATCATATAGAAATGAGCATTTCGAGGGGTTTGAAAAGCTTTCTGAAGCTTGCTTCCTTCTCCTGAGCCGCATGTTGAAAGAGTTGGTGGTTGAAAAATTTAATTCTTGCGGTTTAGACACCTTTACTCCTTTCACAATTCACTTTGTTAAAGAGTTGGTTGTAACTATCCTAGATCACCCTGCTGTGGCAGCAGTGCTGGAGTGCCCATCCCCTGTTAAAAGTGATTTTGCATGTGGAATAATTAAGGACAGTGTTGACCAGTTTGTTGAATCAGCTAAACTGGAAGTCAGCAAGATGGATCATCATGTGCATAATTTGTTAAAAGCAACTTCTGAGCTCTGGTTGTCTTTCTGCCATAGCCAAGGCTCCTCATCTGAAGTTTATCATGCTAATAAACATGTCATAAGTTCATTCAAGAATGTGGTAAATAAACTGGTTATGGCATTTAAGCAGAAGATGAATGAATGCATGAAGTCGAAGAACGTAATACCTTTAGTTCCTACATTATGTGCTCTACACAATTTGATTCATTTCATATCTCCCTTTGAGATGCTTGAACTGGTCCATTGGATGCTGTCTGCAATTGACCATGAGGATCGTTCTGTTTGGCTGACTTCAGTGCTCTGTGTTGGATTACACATTGCTGGTTCTGCATTTAGTCATCTGGCAGCAAACATGCAGCAGCCACATGAAAAAATgcctttttgtttgttttggggaattcaacaggaacaattTGATGTCATCCTCTATGAGAAAATCTTTTCGCAAGTATACGAAATTGCCACTCGTTTTGAACTTGATGTTGCTGATATCTGTCTGCTCAAAGCTGTAAAAGTTGTGAAAACACATAAAGCTATCCAGAAGCCAAGCCATCCTTTTCTTAAGATTACATGTAGAGCTGTGGCTAACACTCATGTCAATATCCTTTCTCATTGCATGCTCAAAATAACCAAAAGAAAAGCTGAAATCTTGTTTCTTGTTGCTGATATAAGCCCCCTGCATCTATCAGTATTTGGAAAGTTATTTTCAGACATGATGAATAAATACGTGGCAGTCAAGTCTTGTGCAGTACAGCAAATTTGTGGTTATTCTGATGAGGACATGTTGATGCTTCTTCCCACTGTCATCCTGTACTTGAATTCAATTCCTTCTAAGTTTGGGGGCCAACTTTGCATGCTTCATGAGAATATAGTTTCTTTTTATTGGGGAATACTCAAGCAAGGTTTCTCTATCTGGAAGAGCTATGTTTCCAGGGAGATATTTCAGGTAGAATGCTGTGAAAACCTATCAATGGAAGATTCTCTGAATCTTGTCTCAGGTAGTCTTCTTACAAATACTGTTCTTGTAGCTCAACTTTTCTTTGAATTGAGAGGTGATTTGGTGAACGTGAAAAAGCGCATGAGTATATTCAATTCTGTTTGCTCAAGTGAATATAGTGATCTGCTGGAGTTCGATCTCACTCAAGATGGTGCTTATTCAGTTGAGGAGTCTTTGAATGTTGTCAACAGGACTGTTACAAAAATACGTTTGTGTAGGGCACTTTTATTCTCCGAGAAGAGGAAGTTTCCATCTGTGCTGAAGAGAGACACAGAATTGATTCCTTCAGAAGATTGCTCCATTTTAGACTTGGCAAGAATCCGGCTTCTGAACCTGTTGGTTCAATCGTGGCAGCTTATTGTCAAGAGATGTTCTTTGAACGTTGTTGACTTCTCGCAAATTGAAGTTGGAAGCTGTTCCTTGTTTAGATATCTGGAAGTATATATTCTGAGAAATTTAATGGAAATAACAATGGAGATGCATGATTGTCTTCTGAATTTGGCTTCTCTTCCATTTATAGAGCAACTTGCTAAGTCATCTCTTTTGCATAGGTTTTACGATCCTACGACACTGCGGATGCTCCGAGCTATTATCTCATCGGTATCTGAGGGGAAGTTCTCTTGCATTTCAATTATTCAACTGTTGCTTGCACATTCGCAATTTGCAGCTACAATCCATTCTTCTCCCATCTCAGCTGGTCATTCTCACTTTGGGCTGATATTTACTCCTTTGCCGAGCATCATGAGATCGTATGTTCCATGTATTGATCAAGATGCCCTTGATCTAAAAGATAATTTTAAACTATCTGAAGAACGTGCCCGGCAGTTGGAACTTGTTAAGTTGCTTAAGTTGCTTTTCCAGATCAGGGCTCAGCAATGTGATATTGATAATGTAAAAGACATTGGAATAAATTTGAGGGAATTGGTCTTTTTACTATTATCTTCTTATGGTGCAAGTATGAGTGCGATTGACTTGGAGATATACAGCTTACTGGATGAAATCAAGTCGGCTAATGACTTGGATGAAGAAAGTATGGCTAAATTGGATTTCCTATGGAGTAGTGCTCTGCTGAAAGTCAGAAAAGAAAATGAACTGGTGCAGACTCTCTCTCGTAATTTGAGCGAAGCTGAAGCAGTTGATGACTACCGCAGAATCCACTTCAGAGAAAACATTCccattgaccccaaattttgtgcAACTACTGTGCTTTATTTCCCATATGATAGAACTGTTGGTGCGGGGATTCTCAGAAAACCTGAAACGGATAATCCTGATTTTAGATATGCGGTACTCCTATTATAGATAGTTTCTTTTTTCAtaatctttgatttttctttcaattttcagagAGCAAGGAATAATGGATATTTTCTGTAGTTTCTCCCAGATCTGTCTAATTCTAAACTTCGGAAATATCTGCAGGTGCATTACACAGATGTTGAGAAAATCTGCGTGTATGATCCCATTTTTATCTTGCGCTTCTCAGTTCATTGTCTTTCTATGGGTTTTATTGAGCCCTTGGAGTTTGCTAGCTTAGGCTTGCTTGCGATTAGTGCTGTCAGTATATCTTCACCTGATGATGACATGAGGAAATTAGGTTACGAGGTTCTTGGAAGGTTCAAGAGTACACTGGAGGTACCTTCTTTTTTATCACTAAATACTTTTTTATTGATAGCAAAAAGTAGTCAGGCACTAAGCTCTAGCGCTGAACTATACAAGTTGAGAGGATCTCctgtacaaaaaagaaaaaggagcgTCTCCCTGTACAAAATTACTCCTGTAATGAGCTAATAAAGTCAGTCATTCCTATTTCATCATATATCCTGTAGAATGTAGATTACATGAAAGTGCCAGTAGCCTTAAACACCTATGCTTCATGATCTGAATTGAGCTGTTCTTTCCATCAAAACACCTTTCAATCCTCTCTTTCCAAAGCAACCAACAAACACACGCAGGAATAGTAATCTACTATTTTCTATTTGTCTTACTAGGACAGCAGCATCTCCAGCAAATCAGTAGGTTTTTTAACGATTGTGGCAAAATCACACTCTCTCCGGAAATGCTAAaaatatccccccccccccatttgtCTTGGTGGCCGACAATGTAAGAACAGGTGATTGCAGCATAACACAAAAAACATCTGCTACACAGAGGCAGACCCCTTCTCTGTAGATTACTTTGGGTGAGATTAGCTTCGTATGCAGCAACCCGCGTAAAACATGCTACTTTGTATGGTGCACTTGTCTTCTATATCATCGTCCATGGCTATTGAGTAGGACTACCACACACATTACTTAACCATTTATAGCATGACCCTACAGATAACGTCCCATTGCCTTGTCTTCTCCACCTAAGTGAATCAGTAGTCTCTGAATTTATCTGGAATTGTTCTAGCCTTTGTATTAGCTGCGCAAGCCTGTTCACCTCCCCGTCAAAATATGGCCTTCTAAAATGAAGGTTCCAAGCATTTTCACTTCGGCTCTGGCCGATTGTGGCTTCTGTATCCATCACCAAATTATCTAAATCTGGGAATTCAATTTTGAGGGGAGTATGGCCCAGCCAAGAATCATGCCAGAATTTTTTGCTTCTTCCATCCCCCGCTTTAAGCACAATGTTTGTTTCAAAGAGTGGCAAGAGGCTGCGTATATGCCTCCATAC
The sequence above is drawn from the Nicotiana tabacum cultivar K326 chromosome 13, ASM71507v2, whole genome shotgun sequence genome and encodes:
- the LOC107824626 gene encoding uncharacterized protein LOC107824626 isoform X2, with product MEDEENKGAGTTMPLSLFENKLSQEAKLKHLLRNLTSTDLQLCSDASKEFLKLLKSDSGPEFLNLYIQNSSKCIELEQAWELRKGKTGLYYVFNLISGILNHSYGKNRAEKDPKVALVVNALDKFAKSIVEKRMNDLYKELNSKEAKRQRAALFLLASIVRRSSWMAWEVAKCFDFKIPVFGKLAEWKVKKIEAEKKKHHSTRKAFVGFAISFLEVGNARLLRGVLQQKDMYSGVLRGLGNDDEDTVVYVLSTLCDRVLVPDSLVPTGLRSVLFGSVTLEQLASISGREGGGLAAELAHELLYMVCTDPSNGLMPDLKRVPSPLRGNPKRLLGLMKKLKAAEVENHRNLLLAIVKGKSSFGSAYLDEFPYNLEDPSSRNWFASVSLAANVLSSVGDGLVFGFIGSQTQEPPTLNSPEVQNIMKCIGPRSFSRLVINKGLLHSDPLAKHGTLKLVLEVLKLLELLIGALNSVSSSQGQMIHKWESLKQDIWNAVRILLPDPQVLFSLLSSLNEFYRGLEQCSKRPADSEIGDKMNSRKKLKIDVANEDTDILVGGVSYSPDAALPLDGEGIINEDDMDNSKDEAYFLKLITELWGLHSSALPDSTVKEAEVLFYSKLLNALTVYYKTMPTMLEGLFDFFKILPNNPLALPTMLQQALLSLLQEHVGWSSKCEIASRVHPQMYKHLLPFLELSMYSQNRDIKDQAYSLAKASMYSTGAFDQNPKEICSWFFFIPGYRKDYMLGGAVGCDIYKKLSSPVLLFLRDAVIESGNKLFYYLNLLRSSLSSIPGAKDTSPDFSAFTICILDKCLTLITAESGAFSVSEKSMVSLYMCNTLKYLLETQVDPLLLSSIIDLKLSERLEAAYDLDDSQCLCEWRPFNSLLHLARRILQKTYRISSNCNEVVYTDSSFTRTVGEVQRLLKSEFDGSLLGVTIGFCFSLACTRPAEIIQNFPLIMSVSNKLLGVPLSLLMQLFFSEPSLLNDASKRWREIFFTGLDRAVTGLSGGRTMDCSVISSMDNKSNAFSVFLDRAPFYILFPAILDIDGLDLSNQSGLQNLFMAKLSEETSDHLLSIFRYLLFWLNQAQLSYRNEHFEGFEKLSEACFLLLSRMLKELVVEKFNSCGLDTFTPFTIHFVKELVVTILDHPAVAAVLECPSPVKSDFACGIIKDSVDQFVESAKLEVSKMDHHVHNLLKATSELWLSFCHSQGSSSEVYHANKHVISSFKNVVNKLVMAFKQKMNECMKSKNVIPLVPTLCALHNLIHFISPFEMLELVHWMLSAIDHEDRSVWLTSVLCVGLHIAGSAFSHLAANMQQPHEKMPFCLFWGIQQEQFDVILYEKIFSQVYEIATRFELDVADICLLKAVKVVKTHKAIQKPSHPFLKITCRAVANTHVNILSHCMLKITKRKAEILFLVADISPLHLSVFGKLFSDMMNKYVAVKSCAVQQICGYSDEDMLMLLPTVILYLNSIPSKFGGQLCMLHENIVSFYWGILKQGFSIWKSYVSREIFQVECCENLSMEDSLNLVSGSLLTNTVLVAQLFFELRGDLVNVKKRMSIFNSVCSSEYSDLLEFDLTQDGAYSVEESLNVVNRTVTKIRLCRALLFSEKRKFPSVLKRDTELIPSEDCSILDLARIRLLNLLVQSWQLIVKRCSLNVVDFSQIEVGSCSLFRYLEVYILRNLMEITMEMHDCLLNLASLPFIEQLAKSSLLHRFYDPTTLRMLRAIISSVSEGKFSCISIIQLLLAHSQFAATIHSSPISAGHSHFGLIFTPLPSIMRSYVPCIDQDALDLKDNFKLSEERARQLELVKLLKLLFQIRAQQCDIDNVKDIGINLRELVFLLLSSYGASMSAIDLEIYSLLDEIKSANDLDEESMAKLDFLWSSALLKVRKENELVQTLSRNLSEAEAVDDYRRIHFRENIPIDPKFCATTVLYFPYDRTVGAGILRKPETDNPDFRYAVHYTDVEKICVYDPIFILRFSVHCLSMGFIEPLEFASLGLLAISAVSISSPDDDMRKLGYEVLGRFKSTLEKCQKRKDVMRLRLLMSYLQNGIEEPWQKISSITAVFVAEASFVLLDPSHDHYSAISAYLMRSPSANMKGIPLFHNFFWSSSTNFIAERLWILRLLYSGLNANDDTQIYIRNAIFETLLSFYVSPISSHESKELIVQIVKKSVGIPKMARYLVEQCGLISWSSCVISSLSWSPCRRDSFVELTVILEALNEVILLRHTIEWMQKYALEQLVELSCNLYKMLVERVETFKGKTQLVKLILQIVTSALKISQKRKVYQPHFNISIESLLQLCEVVDECCDGRQSPVAQIALEAVLMSTPPVNILQMDKEKVSKFVRWATLIALQPKIENIHGLENFACIVRLQAEKETDDSLISKLVRWLAASVIVGKLSLRFSNSDLCHSFDRSKLNNLLSMMEWNEKRCEETNRAFACEGTLALSIFFLQQLQCTNYIVLPSVVSALSLLLLSSLSSADILAGDAVQLATLCSKINCPAEANPAWRWSFYQPWKDHSSELTDAEKLEENQACEMLLVVISKLLGRNSLYSQFFSFQDLEKLCVFDWERTTTALPEVHLHGSPSSMMGL
- the LOC107824626 gene encoding uncharacterized protein LOC107824626 isoform X6 — its product is MEDEENKGAGTTMPLSLFENKLSQEAKLKHLLRNLTSTDLQLCSDASKEFLKLLKSDSGPEFLNLYIQNSSKCIELEQAWELRKGKTGLYYVFNLISGILNHSYGKNRAEKDPKVALVVNALDKFAKSIVEKRMNDLYKELNSKEAKRQRAALFLLASIVRRSSWMAWEVAKCFDFKIPVFGKLAEWKVKKIEAEKKKHHSTRKAFVGFAISFLEVGNARLLRGVLQQKDMYSGVLRGLGNDDEDTVVYVLSTLCDRVLVPDSLVPTGLRSVLFGSVTLEQLASISGREGGGLAAELAHELLYMVCTDPSNGLMPDLKRVPSPLRGNPKRLLGLMKKLKAAEVENHRNLLLAIVKGKSSFGSAYLDEFPYNLEDPSSRNWFASVSLAANVLSSVGDGLVFGFIGSQTQEPPTLNSPEVQNIMKCIGPRSFSRLVINKGLLHSDPLAKHGTLKLVLEVLKLLELLIGALNSVSSSQGQMIHKWESLKQDIWNAVRILLPDPQVLFSLLSSLNEFYRGLEQCSKRPADSEIGDKMNSRKKLKIDVANEDTDILVGGVSYSPDAALPLDGEGIINEDDMDNSKDEAYFLKLITELWGLHSSALPDSTVKEAEVLFYSKLLNALTVYYKTMPTMLEGLFDFFKILPNNPLALPTMLQQALLSLLQEHVGWSSKCEIASRVHPQMYKHLLPFLELSMYSQNRDIKDQAYSLAKASMYSTGAFDQNPKEICSWFFFIPGYRKDYMLGGAVGCDIYKKLSSPVLLFLRDAVIESGNKLFYYLNLLRSSLSSIPGAKDTSPDFSAFTICILDKCLTLITAESGAFSVSEKSMVSLYMCNTLKYLLETQVDPLLLSSIIDLKLSERLEAAYDLDDSQCLCEWRPFNSLLHLARRILQKTYRISSNCNEVVYTDSSFTRTVGEVQRLLKSEFDGSLLGVTIGFCFSLACTRPAEIIQNFPLIMSVSNKLLGVPLSLLMQLFFSEPSLLNDASKRWREIFFTGLDRAVTGLSGGRTMDCSVISSMDNKSNAFSVFLDRAPFYILFPAILDIDGLDLSNQSGLQNLFMAKLSEETSDHLLSIFRYLLFWLNQAQLSYRNEHFEGFEKLSEACFLLLSRMLKELVVEKFNSCGLDTFTPFTIHFVKELVVTILDHPAVAAVLECPSPVKSDFACGIIKDSVDQFVESAKLEVSKMDHHVHNLLKATSELWLSFCHSQGSSSEVYHANKHVISSFKNVVNKLVMAFKQKMNECMKSKNVIPLVPTLCALHNLIHFISPFEMLELVHWMLSAIDHEDRSVWLTSVLCVGLHIAGSAFSHLAANMQQPHEKMPFCLFWGIQQEQFDVILYEKIFSQVYEIATRFELDVADICLLKAVKVVKTHKAIQKPSHPFLKITCRAVANTHVNILSHCMLKITKRKAEILFLVADISPLHLSVFGKLFSDMMNKYVAVKSCAVQQICGYSDEDMLMLLPTVILYLNSIPSKFGGQLCMLHENIVSFYWGILKQGFSIWKSYVSREIFQVECCENLSMEDSLNLVSGSLLTNTVLVAQLFFELRGDLVNVKKRMSIFNSVCSSEYSDLLEFDLTQDGAYSVEESLNVVNRTVTKIRLCRALLFSEKRKFPSVLKRDTELIPSEDCSILDLARIRLLNLLVQSWQLIVKRCSLNVVDFSQIEVGSCSLFRYLEVYILRNLMEITMEMHDCLLNLASLPFIEQLAKSSLLHRFYDPTTLRMLRAIISSVSEGKFSCISIIQLLLAHSQFAATIHSSPISAGHSHFGLIFTPLPSIMRSYVPCIDQDALDLKDNFKLSEERARQLELVKLLKLLFQIRAQQCDIDNVKDIGINLRELVFLLLSSYGASMSAIDLEIYSLLDEIKSANDLDEESMAKLDFLWSSALLKVRKENELVQTLSRNLSEAEAVDDYRRIHFRENIPIDPKFCATTVLYFPYDRTVGAGILRKPETDNPDFRYAVHYTDVEKICVYDPIFILRFSVHCLSMGFIEPLEFASLGLLAISAVSISSPDDDMRKLGYEVLGRFKSTLEKCQKRKDVMRLRLLMSYLQNGIEEPWQKISSITAVFVAEASFVLLDPSHDHYSAISAYLMRSPSANMKGIPLFHNFFWSSSTNFIAERLWILRLLYSGLNANDDTQIYIRNAIFETLLSFYVSPISSHESKELIVQIVKKSVGIPKMARYLVEQCGLISWSSCVISSLSWSPCRRDSFVELTVILEKYALEQLVELSCNLYKMLVERVETFKGKTQLVKLILQIVTSALKISQKRKVYQPHFNISIESLLQLCEVVDECCDGRQSPVAQIALEAVLMSTPPVNILQMDKEKVSKFVRWATLIALQPKIENIHGLENFACIVRLQAEKETDDSLISKLVRWLAASVIVGKLSLRFSNSDLCHSFDRSKLNNLLSMMEWNEKRCEETNRAFACEGTLALSIFFLQQLQCTNYIVLPSVVSALSLLLLSSLSSAETDILAGDAVQLATLCSKINCPAEANPAWRWSFYQPWKDHSSELTDAEKLEENQACEMLLVVISKLLGRNSLYSQFFSFQDLEKLCVFDWERTTTALPEVHLHGSPSSMMGL